In Cicer arietinum cultivar CDC Frontier isolate Library 1 chromosome 1, Cicar.CDCFrontier_v2.0, whole genome shotgun sequence, one DNA window encodes the following:
- the LOC101497448 gene encoding probable peroxidase 26, with protein sequence MGRLVFVVFPLIVAFAMLSLCHGMAAAAAPPKPKLQWHYYQVHNTCRDAEQYVRHEVKMFWKSDKSITAKLLRLISSDCFVTGCDASILLDEGPKPEKTALQNRGLGGFVIIDKIKTVLESRCPGIVSCSDILHLATRDAAKMAGAPGYPVFTGRKDGMKSDAALVDLPSPSISWQKALEYFESRGLDVLDMATLLGAHTMGRTHCSHIVDRLYNYSGTGNPDPSMDATFRDTMRGLCPPKTKKGQHDPLVFLNPNSGSNYTFRESYYKRILHREAVLGVDQQLLFGDATKEITDEFADAAGLEDFRRSFAQSMFKMGNIKILTGNQGEIRRNCRFTNK encoded by the exons ATGGGGAGACTTGTGTTTGTGGTTTTCCCACTAATAGTAGCTTTTGCAATGTTGAGCCTGTGTCATGGGATGGCAGCAGCAGCAGCACCTCCAAAACCAAAGTTGCAATGGCATTACTATCAGGTTCACAATACATGCCGCGACGCAGAGCAGTATGTCCGACACGAAGTGAAGATGTTTTGGAAAAGTGACAAAAGCATTACAGCTAAATTACTACGCTTGATTTCCTCTGACTGTTTTGTCACC GGCTGTGATGCATCAATACTGCTTGATGAAGGACCGAAACCAGAAAAAACTGCACTGCAGAACCGGGGGCTTGGaggatttgtaataattgacaAGATCAAAACTGTTCTAGAATCACGATGCCCTGGAATTGTCTCCTGCTCTGATATACTCCATCTCGCCACCAGGGATGCTGCTAAAATG GCAGGTGCACCAGGTTATCCAGTTTTCACAGGAAGAAAGGATGGCATGAAATCAGATGCTGCGTTAGTAGACCTGCCATCACCATCCATCTCATGGCAGAAAGCTCTAGAATATTTTGAATCGAGGGGATTGGACGTACTAGATATGGCAACACTCTTAG GAGCACACACAATGGGCCGAACACATTGTAGCCACATTGTTGATAGGCTGTATAATTACAGTGGTACTGGAAATCCAGACCCAAGCATGGACGCTACTTTTCGAGACACAATGAGAGGACTTTGTCCCCCCAAAACAAAGAAAGGACAACATGACCCACTGGTATTCCTTAACCCAAATTCTGGATCAAATTACACCTTCAGAGAATCATACTACAAAAGGATCCTACACCGTGAAGCTGTCCTGGGAGTCGATCAACAATTACTATTTGGCGATGCCACCAAAGAGATCACCGATGAATTTGCTGATGCTGCTGGATTAGAAGATTTTAGGAGATCTTTTGCTCAATCAATGTTCAAAATGggaaatatcaaaattttaacagGAAATCAAGGAGAGATACGCCGGAATTGTCGATTCACAAATAAGTGA